One Vigna unguiculata cultivar IT97K-499-35 chromosome 7, ASM411807v1, whole genome shotgun sequence genomic region harbors:
- the LOC114191599 gene encoding proteasome subunit alpha type-5-like, with protein MFLTRTEYDRGVNTFSPEGRLFQVEYAIEAIKLGSTAIGLKTKEGVVLAVEKRITSPLLEPSSVEKIMEIDDHIGCAMSGLIADARTLVEHARVETQNHRFSYGEPMTVESTTQALCDLALRFGEGDEESMSRPFGVSLLIAGHDENGPSLYYTDPSGTFWQCNGKAIGSGSEGADSSLQEQFNKDLTLQEAETIALSILKQVMEEKVTPNNVDIARVAPTYHLYTPSEVEAVISRL; from the exons ATGTTTCTCACAAG GACCGAGTATGACCGAGGAGTCAACACCTTTTCTCCCGAAGGCCGTTTGTTTCAGGTTGAATATGCAATTGAAGCAATCAAG CTTGGATCGACTGCAATTGGGCTGAAGACGAAAGAGGGTGTTGTCCTTGCAGTTGAAAAGCGCATCACTTCACCTCTGCTG GAGCCTAGTAGTGTTGAGAAAATTATGGAAATTGATGACCACATAGGTTGTGCTATGAGTGGATTGATTGCTGATGCTCGAACACTTGTTGAGCATGCGCGGGTTGAAACTCAG AATCATAGGTTCTCCTACGGTGAACCAATGACTGTTGAATCCACCACTCAAGCTCTTTGTGACCTTGCCTTGCGTTTTGGTGAAGGTGATGAAGAATCCATG TCTCGACCATTTGGAGTATCTCTCCTCATTGCTGGCCATGACGAGAATGGACCTAGCTT ATATTACACCGATCCATCTGGCACGTTTTGGCAATGCAATGGAAAAGCTATTGGTTCTGGGTCAGAAGGCGCAGACagttctctacaggaacaattCAACAAG GACCTAACCCTTCAAGAAGCCGAAACCATTGCTTTATCCATTTTGAAGCAAGTCATGGAAGAAAAG GTCACTCCCAACAACGTTGACATTGCCAGGGTAGCTCCAACATATCATCTTTATACCCCCTCTGAGGTGGAAGCTGTGATAAGTCGTCTATGA
- the LOC114191600 gene encoding transmembrane protein 205, producing MGWLSRFITAVAFLAVGVIFSPETLGSKSPTLSTYLKLAHLLSFSTAFGAALWVTFIGGIIMFKNLPRHQFGNLQSKMFPAYFSMVGVCCAVSVASFGYLHPWKTSSTTERYQLGFLLSSFAFNLTNLFVFTPMTIEMMKQRHKVERENSIGEEVGWSKNVEVAKSNPKLKAMNKKFGMIHGLSSLANIMSFGSLAVHSWYLAGKIDL from the exons ATGGGTTGGCTTAGTCGGTTCATCACCGCCGTGGCTTTCTTAGCCGTCGGAGTCATATTTTCACCGGAGACTCTGGGTTCAAAATCACCCACTCTTTCCACCTACCTCAAACTCGCTCACCTCCTCAGCTTCTCCACCGCATTCGGCGCCGCTCTATGGGTCACCTTCATCGGCGGCATCATTATGTTTAA AAACCTGCCGCGGCATCAGTTTGGGAACCTGCAGAGCAAGATGTTTCCGGCGTATTTCTCGATGGTGGGGGTGTGCTGCGCCGTATCGGTGGCTTCCTTTGGCTACCTTCACCCGTGGAAAACTTCCTCCACTACTGAGAGATACCAGCTTGGGTTTTTGCTCTCTTCCTTTGCGTTCAATCTTACCAACTTGTTTGTCTTCACACCTATGACCATCGAG ATGATGAAGCAAAGGCATAAGGTGGAGAGAGAAAACAGTATAGGGGAGGAAGTTGGGTGGTCGAAAAATGTGGAAGTTGCTAAGTCAAACCCAAAACTTAAAGCCATGAATAAGAAATTTGGTATGATTCATGGATTATCCTCTCTTGCCAACATAATGTCTTTTGGGAGTCTAGCAGTACACTCTTGGTACTTGGCAGGAAAAATTGATCTTTGA
- the LOC114191307 gene encoding uncharacterized protein LOC114191307, with product MNGLGEPDKSNELIGPKASKKLGEPDDLNGPGGPEDSNESSGRNDPNGPGGPEYPNEPGGPKDPNEPSGPKDSNESSGHKDINRPCRPDDPNESSEPEEHNGLGGPNDPNGSGGPEYLNGPSGPDDPNGLGGPKDLNRPGGLDDPNGSGGSEDLNRPSGLEDSNGLGWAGRARQLVRIEQARDLDGPCELDDPDRGQVPEDRLAFDPEIEKTARRNRGKSKKKQGKTREESSSTSITPQSENMENQRPAPARNTLGDYAMQQGPRYFSSIPIPSTTKTLEMKPAFLSLISSHQFTGMDNEDPYTHLSTFYELIGTMGFQEGDLEHLNIFCNGLRPDTKMILDAAVGGTMMSVDAEQATRIIEALASTNHQAQHNRQTVQRKGVLDLSTTDAILAQNKILTQQIEALTKQMSKLPEQLQVVQSSPSQQPMRCDFCGGDHPNGHCSYQSSSQGEVQYVSNQGRPGNFSNNNNFSQGWRNNPNQNFGWKQDVGPSNRQPPYQQQQQHYPSVHDRTKLEDTLEKFMQASLTNQKNTEASIRNLETQINIPFVEAMEQMPTYAKFMKELLTKKRRFSEETQDYKPVAQPQRRLNSTMKEVVKKEVMKLLDACMIYPISDSAWVSPVQVVPKKRGMTVICNDKNELIPIRTVTGWRMCIDYRKLNQATRKDHFPLPFMDQMLERLAGQAFYCFLDGYSGYNQIAVDPEDQEKIAFTCPFGVFAYRKMPFRLCNAPATFQRCMLAIFSDLVEKCIEVFMDDFSVFGASFDQCLENLNIVLKRCVDTNLVLNWKKCHFMVTEGVVLGHKISAKGIEVDKAKVEIIEKLPPPKHVKGIRSFLGYAGFYRRFIKDFSRIAKPLSNLLNKDTPFNFAVECLHAFELLKQKLVSAPVIIAPDWNLGFELMCDASDYAIGAVLGQRKSKVFHAIHYASKVLNEAQINYATTEKELLAIVYALEKFRAYLIGSSVTVYTDHAAIKYLLTKSDSKLRLIRWILLLQEFDLVIKDKKGSENFVADHLSRLVNTEVTNTQSEVQEEFPDEKLMMVQERPWFADMANFKAAGVIPEDFNWHQKRKFLKDAHQYVWDDPHLFKIGADQLLRRCVSNDETNGQAEVSNREIKRILEKIVASSRKDWSMKLDDALWAYRTAYKSPTGLSLFQLVYGKSCHIPVELEHKAFWALKFLNFDPKAAGEKRKLQLQELEEMRLSAYESSKLYKEKMKAYHDKKILKREFYPGQSVLLFNSRLRLFPRKLKSKWSGPFLVKNVRPYGAIELEDPESKRSWVVNGQRLKPYLGGEIDRLATIIQLDEP from the exons ATGAACGGGCTAGGCGAGCCCGACAAATCGAACGAGTTGATCGGGCCCAAAGCCTCAAAAAAGTTGGGTGAGCCCGATGACCTGAACGGGCCAGGTGGGCCTGAAGACTCGAATGAATCAAGTGGACGTAATGACCCAAACGGACCAGGCGGGCCTGAATACCCGAACGAGCCAGGTGGGCCCAAAGACCCAAATGAGCCAAGTGGGCCCAAAGACTCGAACGAGTCAAGCGGGCACAAAGACATAAACAGGCCATgcaggcccgatgacccgaacgagtcAAGTGAGCCTGAAGAACATAATGGGTTAGGCGGTCCCAATGATCCGAACGGGTCAGGCGGGCCCGAATACCTGAACGGGCCAAGCGGacccgatgacccgaatgggtTAGGTGGGCCCAAAGACCTGAACAGACCAGGTGGGcttgatgacccgaacgggtcaggcgGTTCCGAAGACCTGAATAGGCCAAGCGGGCTAGAAGACTCAAATGGGTTGGGATGG GCAGGTCGTGCTCGACAACTTGTACGAATTGAGCAAGCTCGAGACCTCGATGGCCCTTGTGagctcgacgacccggacag AGGTCAGGTTCCTGAAGATCGATTAGCATTTGACCCGGAGATAGAAAAGACAGCTAGAAGGAATAGAGGCAAAAGCAAAAAGAAGCAAGGAAAGACAAGGGAAGAATCTTCCAGTACTTCCATCACACCTCAATCAGAAAACATGGAGAATCAAAGACCAGCTCCAGCCAGGAATACACTTGGAGACTATGCTATGCAACAAGGGCCGAGATATTTTTCTAGCATACCAATACCATCCACCACTAAAACTCTGGAGATGAAGCCAGCTTTCCTCAGCTTGATCAGTTCTCATCAATTCACTGGAATGGATAATGAAGATCCATACACTCATCTCTCTACATTCTATGAATTGATAGGAACCATGGGCTTTCAAGAAGGAGATCTTGAGCAT TTGAACATATTCTGTAATGGTCTGAGGCCTGACACCAAGATGATATTAGATGCAGCAGTAGGTGGAACAATGATGAGTGTAGATGCGGAGCAAGCAACAAGAATCATTGAGGCATTGGCATCCACAAATCATCAAGCTCAGCATAATAGGCAAACTGTTCAGAGGAAGGGAGTGCTTGATCTTAGTACTACAGATGCGATCTTAGCTCAAAATAAGATTCTGACTCAACAGATTGAAGCACTGACGAAGCAAATGTCTAAATTACCAGAGCAGTTGCAAGTTGTGCAATCTTCTCCTAGTCAACAACCCATGAGATGTGACTTCTGTGGAGGAGATCATCCAAATGGTCATTGTTCTTATCAGAGTAGCTCACAAGGAGAAGTTCAATATGTGAGCAACCAAGGAAGACCAGGAAATTTCTCCAACAATAACAACTTTTCACAGGGGTGGAGAAACAATCCAAATCAGAATTTTGGATGGAAACAAGATGTTGGTCCTTCAAACAGACAACCTCCTTatcaacaacagcaacaacattATCCTTCGGTGCATGACAGAACAAAACTGGAGGATACTTTAGAAAAGTTTATGCAAGCTTCTTTGACTAATCAGAAAAATACAGAAGCTTCAATCAGAAATCTCGAAACACAG ATTAACATCCCTTTCGTGGAGGCTATGGAGCAGATGCCGACATAtgcaaaattcatgaaagagctcctaacaaaaaaaagaagattctCTGAAGAGACA CAAGACTACAAGCCTGTAGCACAGCCTCAACGGCGATTGAATTCAACCATGAAAGAGGTGGTCAAGAAAGAAGTAATGAAGTTACTTGATGCATGTATGATCTATCCAATCTCCGACAGTGCCTGGGTCAGCCCGGTCCAGGTAGTTCCAAAAAAAAGAGGTATGACTGttatttgtaatgataaaaatgaattaattcctATTAGAACAGTCACAGGTTGGAGAATGTGTAtagattatagaaaattaaatcagGCCACTAGGAAAGATCATTTTCCTTTGCCTTTCATGGATCAAATGCTAGAAAGGTTAGCAGGGCAAGCATTCTATTGTTTTCTGGATGGATATTCTGGTTATAATCAAATTGCAGTGGATCCAGAAGACCAAGAAAAAATTGCTTTTACTTGTCCCTTTGGTGTGTTTGCTTACAGGAAAATGCCTTTTAGATTGTGTAACGCACCAGCAACCTTTCAACGATGCATGCTTGCAATTTTCTCTGATTTGGTGGAAAAATGCATAGAAGTCTTTATGGATGACTTTTCTGTATTTGGTGCTTCATTTGATCAATGCCTGGAAAACTTAAACATCGTACTAAAACGGTGTGTTGATACCAATCTGGTTTTGAATTGGAAAAAATGCCATTTTATGGTAACTGAAGGTGTGGTTCTGGGCCACAAAATCTCTGCTAAAGGTATTGAAGTTGATAAAGCTAAAGTGGAGATCATTGAAAAGTTGCCACCACCCAAACATGTGAAGGGTATCAGGAGTTTTCTAGGCTACGCTGGGTTCTACAGACGATTCATCAAAGATTTCTCCAGAATTGCCAAACCACTCAGCAATCTGCTTAACAAGGATACACCCTTTAATTTTGCTGTTGAATGTTTGCATGCATTTGAATTGTTAAAACAGAAATTGGTTTCAGCTCCTGTGATAATTGCTCCTGATTGGAATTTAGGCTTTGAGTTAATGTGTGATGCAAGTGACTATGCCATAGGAGCAGTTTTAGGACAGAGGAAATCCAAAGTTTTTCATGCTATACACTATGCTAGCAAAGTCCTTAATGAAGCTCAAATTAATTATGCAACAACTGAAAAGGAATTGCTAGCTATAGTTTATGCATTGGAAAAATTTAGAGCATATTTGATTGGTTCATCTGTCACTGTATATACTGATCATGctgcaattaaatatttgttaaccaAATCTGATTCAAAACTAAGACTAATTAGATGGATCTTATTGTTGCAggaatttgatttggtgatTAAGGACAAAAAGGGAAGTGAAAACTTTGTAGCTGATCATTTGTCTAGATTGGTGAATACTGAGGTGACCAACACTCAATCAGAGGTGCAGGAGGAGTTTcctgatgaaaaattgatgatGGTGCAAGAAAGGCCATGGTTTGCTGACATGGCCAATTTCAAAGCTGCAGGGGTCATACCTGAAGATTTTAATTGGCACCAGAAGAGGAAATTCCTAAAAGATGCACACCAATATGTgtgggatgatcctcatttgTTCAAAATTGGAGCTGATCAATTGTTGAGAAGGTGTGTATCCAATGATGAG ACCAATGGACAAGCGGAGGTGTCAAACAGGGAAATCAAGCGTATTCTAGAGAAGATTGTGGCATCTTCAAGAAAAGATTGGTCAATGAAGTTGGATGATGCACTCTGGGCCTACAGAACTGCTTATAAATCTCCCACAGGTTTATCCCTATTCCAGCTGGTATATGGTAAGTCATGTCACATACCGGTTGAACTGGAACACAAGGCATTTTGGGCCTTGAAATTCTTGAATTTTGATCCAAAGGCAgcaggagaaaagagaaaattacagCTACAAGAATTGGAAGAAATGAGACTCAGCGCTTATGAGTCCTCTAAGCTCTACAAGGAAAAGATGAAAGCGTATCatgacaagaaaattctcaaaagagAATTTTATCCTGGTCAATCAGTGTTATTATTCAATTCCAGGTTGAGGCTATTCCCTAGAAAGCTAAAATCAAAGTGGTCAGGACCATTTCTTGTCAAAAATGTGAGACCTTATGGAGCCATTGAACTAGAGGATCCTGAATCTAAAAGGAGCTGGGTTGTAAACGGGCAAAGGTTGAAGCCCTATCTTGGTGGTGAGATTGATAGGCTCGCCACAATCATTCAACTGGATGAACCTTAA
- the LOC114191308 gene encoding uncharacterized protein LOC114191308, protein MILDAAVGGTMMSVDAEQATRIIEALASTNHQAQHNRQTVQRKGVLDLSTTDAILAQNKILTQQIEALTKQMSKLPEQLQVVQSSPSQQPMRCDFCGGDHPNGHCSYQSSSQGEVQYVSNQGRPGNFSNNNNFSQGWRNNPNQNFGWKQDAGPSNRQPPYQQQQQHYPSVHDRTKLEDTLEKFMQASLTNQKNTEASIRNLETQINIPFVEAMEQMPTYAKFMKELLTKKRRFSEETQDYKPVAQPQRRLNSTMKEVVKKEVMKLLDACMIYPISDSAWVSPVQVVPKKRGMTVICNDKNELIPIRTVTGWRMCIDYRKLNQATRKDHFPLPFMDQMLERLAGQAFYCFLDGYSGYNQIAVDPEDQEKIAFTCPFGVFAYRKMPFRLCNAPATFQRCMLAIFSDLVEKCIEVFMDDFSVFGASFDQCLENLNIVLKRCVDTNLVLNWKKCHFMVTEGVVLGHKISAKGIEVDKAKVEIIEKLPPPKHVKGIRSFLGYAGFYRRFIKDFSRIAKPLSNLLNKDTPFNFAVECLHAFELLKQKLVSAPVIIAPDWNLGFELMCDASDYAIGAVLGQRKSKVFHAIHYASKVLNEAQINYATTEKELLAIVYALEKFRAYLIGSSVTVYTDHAAIKYLLTKSDSKLRLIRWILLLQEFDLVIKDKKGSENFVADHLSRLVNTEVTNTQSEVQEEFPDEKLMMVQERPWFADMANFKAAGVIPEDFNWHQKRKFLKDAHQYVWDDPHLFKIGADQLLRRCVSNDETNGQAEVSNREIKRILEKIVASSRKDWSMKLDDALWAYRTAYKSPTGLSLFQLVYGKSCHIPVELEHKAFWALKFLNFDPKAAGEKRKLQLQELEEMRLSAYESSKLYKEKMKAYHDKKILKREFYPGQSVLLFNSRLRLFPRKLKSKWSGPFLVKNVRPYGAIELEDPESKRSWVVNGQRLKPYLGGEIDRLATIIQLDEP, encoded by the exons ATGATATTAGATGCAGCAGTAGGTGGAACAATGATGAGTGTAGATGCGGAGCAAGCAACAAGAATCATTGAGGCATTGGCATCCACAAATCATCAAGCTCAGCATAATAGGCAAACTGTTCAGAGGAAGGGAGTGCTTGATCTTAGTACTACAGATGCGATCTTAGCTCAAAATAAGATTCTGACTCAACAGATTGAAGCACTGACGAAGCAAATGTCTAAATTACCAGAGCAGTTGCAAGTTGTGCAATCTTCTCCTAGTCAACAACCCATGAGATGTGACTTCTGTGGAGGAGATCATCCAAATGGTCATTGTTCTTATCAGAGTAGCTCACAAGGAGAAGTTCAATATGTGAGCAACCAAGGAAGACCAGGAAATTTCTCCAACAATAACAACTTTTCACAGGGGTGGAGAAACAATCCAAATCAGAATTTTGGATGGAAACAAGATGCTGGTCCTTCAAACAGACAACCTCCTTatcaacaacagcaacaacattATCCTTCGGTGCATGACAGAACAAAACTGGAGGATACTTTAGAAAAGTTTATGCAAGCTTCTTTGACTAATCAGAAAAATACAGAAGCTTCAATCAGAAATCTCGAAACACAG ATTAACATCCCTTTCGTGGAGGCTATGGAGCAGATGCCGACATAtgcaaaattcatgaaagagctcctaacaaaaaaaagaagattctCTGAAGAGACA CAAGACTACAAGCCTGTAGCACAGCCTCAACGGCGATTGAATTCAACCATGAAAGAGGTGGTCAAGAAAGAAGTAATGAAGTTACTTGATGCATGTATGATCTATCCAATCTCCGACAGTGCCTGGGTCAGCCCGGTCCAGGTAGTTCCAAAAAAAAGAGGTATGACTGttatttgtaatgataaaaatgaattaattcctATTAGAACAGTCACAGGTTGGAGAATGTGTAtagattatagaaaattaaatcagGCCACTAGGAAAGATCATTTTCCTTTGCCTTTCATGGATCAAATGCTAGAAAGGTTAGCAGGGCAAGCATTCTATTGTTTTCTGGATGGATATTCTGGTTATAATCAAATTGCAGTGGATCCAGAAGACCAAGAAAAAATTGCTTTTACTTGTCCCTTTGGTGTGTTTGCTTACAGGAAAATGCCTTTTAGATTGTGTAACGCACCAGCAACCTTTCAACGATGCATGCTTGCAATTTTCTCTGATTTGGTGGAAAAATGCATAGAAGTCTTTATGGATGACTTTTCTGTATTTGGTGCTTCATTTGATCAATGCCTGGAAAACTTAAACATCGTACTAAAACGGTGTGTTGATACCAATCTGGTTTTGAATTGGAAAAAATGCCATTTTATGGTAACTGAAGGTGTGGTTCTGGGCCACAAAATCTCTGCTAAAGGTATTGAAGTTGATAAAGCTAAAGTGGAGATCATTGAAAAGTTGCCACCACCCAAACATGTGAAGGGTATCAGGAGTTTTCTAGGCTACGCTGGGTTCTACAGACGATTCATCAAAGATTTCTCCAGAATTGCCAAACCACTCAGCAATCTGCTTAACAAGGATACACCCTTTAATTTTGCTGTTGAATGTTTGCATGCATTTGAATTGTTAAAACAGAAATTGGTTTCAGCTCCTGTGATAATTGCTCCTGATTGGAATTTAGGCTTTGAGTTAATGTGTGATGCAAGTGACTATGCCATAGGAGCAGTTTTAGGACAGAGGAAATCCAAAGTTTTTCATGCTATACACTATGCTAGCAAAGTCCTTAATGAAGCTCAAATTAATTATGCAACAACTGAAAAGGAATTGCTAGCTATAGTTTATGCATTGGAAAAATTTAGAGCATATTTGATTGGTTCATCTGTCACTGTATATACTGATCATGctgcaattaaatatttgttaaccaAATCTGATTCAAAACTAAGACTAATTAGATGGATCTTATTGTTGCAggaatttgatttggtgatTAAGGACAAAAAGGGAAGTGAAAACTTTGTAGCTGATCATTTGTCTAGATTGGTGAATACTGAGGTGACCAACACTCAATCAGAGGTGCAGGAGGAGTTTcctgatgaaaaattgatgatGGTGCAAGAAAGGCCATGGTTTGCTGACATGGCCAATTTCAAAGCTGCAGGGGTCATACCTGAAGATTTTAATTGGCACCAGAAGAGGAAATTCCTGAAAGATGCACACCAATATGTgtgggatgatcctcatttgTTCAAAATTGGAGCTGATCAATTGTTGAGAAGGTGTGTATCCAATGATGAG ACCAATGGACAAGCGGAGGTGTCAAACAGGGAAATCAAGCGTATTCTAGAGAAGATTGTGGCATCTTCAAGAAAAGATTGGTCAATGAAGTTGGATGATGCACTCTGGGCCTACAGAACTGCTTATAAATCTCCCACAGGTTTATCCCTATTCCAGCTGGTATATGGTAAGTCATGTCACATACCGGTTGAACTGGAACACAAGGCATTTTGGGCCTTGAAATTCTTGAATTTTGATCCAAAGGCAgcaggagaaaagagaaaattacagCTACAAGAATTGGAAGAAATGAGACTCAGCGCTTATGAGTCCTCTAAGCTCTACAAGGAAAAGATGAAAGCGTATCatgacaagaaaattctcaaaagagAATTTTATCCTGGTCAATCAGTGTTATTATTCAATTCCAGGTTGAGGCTATTCCCTAGAAAGCTAAAATCAAAGTGGTCAGGACCATTTCTTGTCAAAAATGTGAGACCTTATGGAGCCATTGAACTAGAGGATCCTGAATCTAAAAGGAGCTGGGTTGTAAACGGGCAAAGGTTGAAGCCCTATCTTGGTGGTGAGATTGATAGGCTCGCCACAATCATTCAACTGGATGAACCTTAA
- the LOC114191309 gene encoding uncharacterized protein LOC114191309 — translation MAFFEKSINLISDVYKGGMYKRLVGIVSRHALGLIVDEVERVNHIGFDNGSCGCVLRATYGLPCACELARYVYGVIPPTVLHIMHTRLSFSNISSNESLPRLCIDKEIDMVVNRFSEVDIARKLKPKVHNNEKGHRSERSTKRDPSYSEHVDAFFSSHSGHSIKSDTKSKESAISLLDQFNPICHFYIVNVVDVVVDGHCGYKCIVALLGMGEELWPLVRHDLFKELSQWRDEYARLVGSYDRLEELRKSLLVESQAEANMDKWMTISDMGYAIANRYNVILVCLSSRQNITVFPLRTRPPIDSKQHKLICIGHVHDSHFVQVHLKDGCPIPMVDIISSTHCYPEARAWFAFYANRMQTFVHLMGVNTSYVDLGMD, via the exons ATGGcattttttgaaaaaagtatAAATCTAATCAGTGACGTGTATAAGGGAGGCATGTATAAAAGATTGGTTGGAATTGTATCAAGACATGCTTTAGGACTCATTGTTGATGAGGTTGAACGAGTCAATCATATAGGATTTGACAACGGGAGTTGTGGATGTGTGTTGAGAGCGACATATGGTTTACCATGTGCTTGTGAATTAGCACGATATGTCTATGGGGTGATTCCTCCTACTGTTCTTCATATAATGCATACTAGATTAAGCTTCTCAAATATTTCATCAAATGAATCGCTTCCTAGGTTATGCATAGACAAGGAAATTGATATGGTTGTGAATCGTTTCAGTGAAGTCGACATTGCAAGAAAG TTAAAACCAAAGGTGCACAACAACGAAAAAGGTCATCGATCAGAACGATCCACTAAGCGTGATCCATCCTACTCTGAGCATGTCGACGCCTTTTTTTCCTCTCACAGTGGTCATTCCATTAAAAGTGACACGAAATCTAAAGAAAGTGCAATTTCGTTATTAGATCAATTTAATCCTATCTGTCACTTTTACATTGTCAATGTTGTTGATGTGGTTGTTGATGGCCATTGTGGGTATAAATGTATTGTTGCCTTGTTAGGGATGGGTGAGGAATTGTGGCCCCTAGTCCGACATGATCTTTTTAAAGAACTTAGTCAATGGCGTGATGAATACGCAAGATTAGTAGGATCTTATGACCGTCTTGAAGAACTAAGGAAGTCATTGTTAGTGGAATCGCAAGCAGAG gCTAATATGGATAAGTGGATGACTATATCCGATATGGGCTACGCGATTGCTAATCGATATAATGTTATCTTAGTCTGCTTATCATCACGGCAAAACATTACAGTTTTTCCACTACGTACCAGACCAccaattgattcaaaacaacATAAGCTAATATGTATAGGACATGTTCACGATTCTCATTTTGTTCAG GTTCACCTAAAAGATGGTTGTCCTATACCCATGGTAGATATCATATCATCTACACATTGTTATCCCGAGGCTCGAGCTTGGTTTGCGTTTTACGCTAACAGGATGCAGACATTTGTGCACTTGATGGGTGTGAATACTAGTTATGTGGACTTGGGCATGGACTAA